In a single window of the Olivibacter sp. SDN3 genome:
- a CDS encoding RNA methyltransferase: protein MRKLAMQELSRASVEEFKQLEKLPITVVLDSVRSLHNVGSVFRTADGFAVERIILCGITGKPPHRDIEKTALGATQSMEWIYMENIVDALTLIKKEGKKIIAIEQAEGSSMLHDFNPEQEEQYALIFGNEVNGVSEEAMKMVDTCIEIPQFGTKHSFNIVISAGILLWDFYSKLKLKSGRQQ, encoded by the coding sequence ATGCGCAAATTGGCAATGCAAGAGCTTTCAAGGGCATCGGTTGAAGAATTTAAACAATTGGAAAAGTTGCCTATTACTGTGGTATTAGACAGTGTTAGAAGTCTGCACAACGTTGGTTCAGTATTTAGAACAGCAGATGGTTTTGCTGTTGAACGGATCATTTTGTGTGGTATAACAGGTAAGCCACCACATAGAGATATTGAAAAAACGGCTTTAGGCGCTACACAGTCCATGGAGTGGATATACATGGAAAATATCGTAGATGCACTTACCTTAATAAAGAAAGAAGGTAAAAAAATTATTGCAATTGAACAGGCAGAAGGGAGCTCTATGTTACACGACTTCAATCCGGAGCAAGAAGAACAATATGCATTGATTTTTGGAAATGAAGTAAACGGTGTCTCCGAAGAAGCTATGAAAATGGTTGACACCTGTATCGAGATTCCTCAATTTGGCACAAAACATTCATTTAATATTGTAATATCTGCAGGTATTCTACTCTGGGATTTTTATTCTAAGCTGAAATTAAAAAGCGGCAGACAACAATAG
- a CDS encoding spore protein → MGVTRLKRKDRRNKTVSRLEVQFLKLGRNIEVGDRSKESGASQIAKNNEILNKLATNNK, encoded by the coding sequence ATGGGAGTTACACGCTTAAAAAGAAAAGATAGAAGAAATAAAACAGTATCTCGTCTTGAGGTACAGTTCCTGAAATTAGGACGTAATATTGAAGTTGGAGACAGATCCAAAGAATCTGGAGCAAGCCAAATTGCCAAAAACAATGAAATTTTGAATAAATTGGCCACCAACAATAAATAA
- a CDS encoding RNA methyltransferase yields MLPKSQLQFIKSLHHKKFRKEHGLFIVEGIKSITEFLQSDYTVHHIFHSSNLGPKIDIFLKNVKLNTITERELAAISTVKTPQGILALVEIPSDEPINYNQLSGNFTLVLDTIQDPGNMGTIIRTADWFGIHKIICSENTVDIFNPKVVQATMGSLAHVSVVYTNLTSFLSNINVPVYATLLTGQSIYKTDFGNEGVILLGNEGSGINQNLLPNNTIGITIPRYGSAESLNVALSTAICCSEIRRRE; encoded by the coding sequence ATGCTCCCAAAGTCTCAGCTTCAATTTATTAAATCATTACACCATAAAAAGTTCAGAAAAGAACACGGACTTTTTATTGTTGAAGGTATTAAGTCCATAACGGAATTTCTGCAATCAGATTATACTGTCCATCATATTTTCCATTCTTCAAACCTAGGGCCAAAAATCGACATTTTTTTGAAAAATGTAAAACTAAATACGATAACTGAGAGAGAATTAGCCGCTATAAGCACCGTTAAAACTCCTCAAGGTATACTTGCGCTCGTTGAAATACCCTCTGATGAACCTATCAATTACAATCAATTAAGTGGCAATTTCACTTTGGTTTTAGACACTATTCAAGATCCGGGAAATATGGGTACCATTATACGAACAGCCGATTGGTTCGGCATACATAAGATAATATGTTCAGAAAACACCGTTGATATATTCAACCCCAAGGTTGTGCAAGCCACCATGGGATCCTTAGCTCATGTTTCGGTCGTATATACCAATCTGACAAGCTTTTTATCCAACATCAACGTACCCGTCTACGCAACATTATTAACAGGTCAATCCATCTATAAAACCGATTTTGGCAACGAGGGAGTGATATTACTTGGAAATGAAGGAAGTGGTATCAATCAAAACTTATTACCGAACAATACTATCGGTATAACTATTCCGCGATACGGAAGCGCAGAGTCGCTGAACGTTGCATTATCTACCGCCATATGTTGTTCAGAGATAAGGCGGAGAGAATAA